The proteins below come from a single Caenibius sp. WL genomic window:
- a CDS encoding thioredoxin domain-containing protein: MTKLLRRATFAALIVPMTLGLAACGSKDATGSGAEKGEKIAAIAAPAGKQWSEIIAVTPEDGYRMGNPDAPLKLIEYASLTCPHCADFSEKAGAKLRDQYVTSGVVSYELRNQVHDGLDLTMAMLVRCGTPENYFALSEQVWGNLTTIIQGVQTNGAKVDAAMKQSDQASRYKAIADAAGLTEFFAARGISRDQAGTCLAKPGFAEGIAERSNKQSQELGVDGTPTFFLNGRKLEEQTWEGLEPALQAAGAR; the protein is encoded by the coding sequence ATGACGAAACTCCTTCGCCGCGCCACTTTTGCCGCACTGATCGTTCCGATGACTCTTGGCCTTGCCGCCTGCGGTTCCAAGGACGCGACCGGCAGCGGCGCCGAAAAGGGTGAAAAGATCGCCGCCATCGCGGCCCCGGCCGGCAAGCAATGGTCCGAAATCATCGCCGTGACGCCGGAAGACGGCTATCGCATGGGCAATCCCGATGCGCCGCTCAAGCTGATCGAATATGCCTCGCTCACCTGCCCGCACTGCGCGGATTTCTCCGAAAAGGCCGGGGCAAAGCTGCGCGATCAATATGTCACCAGCGGTGTGGTCAGCTACGAGCTGCGCAATCAGGTGCACGATGGCCTCGATCTGACGATGGCCATGCTGGTGCGCTGCGGCACGCCGGAAAACTATTTCGCGCTGAGCGAACAGGTCTGGGGCAATCTCACCACCATCATCCAGGGCGTGCAGACCAACGGCGCGAAAGTGGACGCCGCGATGAAGCAGAGCGATCAGGCCTCGCGCTACAAGGCGATCGCCGATGCCGCCGGGCTGACCGAATTCTTCGCCGCACGCGGCATTTCGCGCGATCAGGCGGGCACGTGCCTGGCCAAGCCGGGCTTTGCCGAAGGCATCGCGGAACGCTCCAACAAGCAATCGCAGGAACTCGGCGTCGATGGCACGCCCACGTTCTTCCTCAACGGCCGCAAGCTCGAAGAACAGACCTGGGAAGGGCTGGAACCGGCTTTGCAGGCGGCAGGCGCGCGCTGA
- a CDS encoding thioredoxin domain-containing protein codes for MSIVPKTLKFAALAVIATTAVAATHASWLTTVTRTEAGGHRMGNPEAKVALIEFVSYTCPHCAHFEKQASGPMQVAYVAPGKASVEVRHVLRNPIDLAAALLAECGPEQKFFGNHHALLGGQEQWLKRLSSASEATQVRWRHGTMGERMRAIASDAGFYGIMERRGIDRVAADKCLSDEADAKRLVQQSNASSEAFNVQGTPSFALDGELLEGVHTWDDLQKAIASRL; via the coding sequence GTGAGCATTGTGCCGAAAACGCTGAAATTCGCGGCTCTGGCCGTTATTGCCACCACGGCAGTTGCGGCGACACATGCCAGCTGGCTCACCACCGTTACCCGCACCGAAGCGGGCGGCCATCGTATGGGCAATCCGGAAGCGAAAGTCGCGCTGATCGAATTCGTCAGCTACACCTGCCCTCATTGCGCCCATTTCGAAAAGCAGGCGAGCGGCCCGATGCAGGTCGCCTATGTCGCCCCGGGCAAGGCCTCGGTCGAAGTGCGCCATGTCTTGCGCAATCCGATCGATCTGGCCGCCGCGCTGCTGGCCGAATGTGGGCCCGAACAGAAATTCTTCGGCAACCATCACGCCCTGCTCGGCGGGCAGGAACAATGGCTCAAGCGGTTGTCTTCCGCATCGGAAGCGACGCAGGTCCGCTGGCGCCATGGGACAATGGGCGAACGGATGCGCGCCATTGCCAGCGATGCCGGTTTCTACGGCATTATGGAAAGGCGCGGGATCGACCGCGTGGCCGCCGACAAATGCCTGTCCGACGAAGCCGATGCCAAGCGGCTCGTCCAGCAGAGCAACGCCAGTTCGGAAGCGTTCAACGTTCAGGGCACGCCCAGTTTCGCGCTTGACGGCGAACTGCTCGAAGGCGTCCATACGTGGGACGATCTGCAGAAGGCCATCGCATCCCGGCTCTGA
- a CDS encoding DciA family protein → MEPDQSKAKNPSAKSKQAKAYERPRGGQARAIGDLMPQIGRTAFRRFGFIQSSVVTRWPEIVGETHARACMPEAIRFPPGEKSDGILQLVVKPAHAPLIQQVIPEIIERVNRFFGYSAVARVKIRQGVVKAPDAQKRPAAPPSLKPIPMELGDSLRDIGDAELRTVLESLARSLGGKEDGTK, encoded by the coding sequence ATGGAACCGGATCAATCGAAAGCGAAAAACCCCTCCGCCAAAAGCAAACAGGCGAAGGCATACGAGCGCCCGCGCGGCGGGCAGGCGCGCGCGATCGGCGATCTCATGCCGCAGATCGGCCGCACGGCCTTTCGCCGGTTCGGCTTCATCCAGTCCAGCGTGGTCACGCGCTGGCCAGAAATCGTCGGCGAAACGCATGCGCGCGCCTGCATGCCCGAAGCGATCCGCTTCCCGCCCGGTGAAAAAAGCGACGGCATCCTGCAACTGGTGGTCAAACCGGCGCACGCCCCGCTGATTCAGCAGGTCATCCCCGAAATCATCGAGCGGGTGAATCGTTTTTTCGGATACAGCGCGGTCGCCCGTGTCAAAATCCGGCAAGGCGTGGTTAAGGCGCCCGATGCACAAAAGCGCCCCGCCGCGCCGCCGTCGCTCAAACCCATTCCGATGGAGCTGGGCGATTCCCTGCGCGATATCGGCGATGCGGAACTGCGCACCGTGCTGGAATCGCTGGCCCGCAGCCTTGGCGGCAAGGAGGATGGAACGAAGTGA
- the mutY gene encoding A/G-specific adenine glycosylase, with protein sequence MEDSVAARLLAWYDAHARVLPWRSPPGTPPPDPYRVWLSEVMLQQTTVAAVVPYFRKFTERWPGVADLAAAPEETIMAAWAGLGYYSRARNLVACAQAVAARGGFPETEEELRQLPGLGAYTAAAVAAIAFGRRAVVVDANVERVVARLFALAEPLPGVRKAIRHHADAITPDHRAGDFAQAMMDLGATICTARDPKCLLCPLAGDCRARMEGDPARFPVKAPKKVRPERQGAAYWIERDGHVWLVRRPGKGMLGGMRALPDDGWSARSDGHGKQPLPGSWRGAGAVQHGFTHFSLHLAVMLYEGDRWAALQPADGEWWPLDTLDDAGLPTVFAKAAQRALMEG encoded by the coding sequence ATGGAGGATAGTGTCGCTGCGCGTCTGCTCGCCTGGTACGATGCCCATGCGCGCGTGTTGCCGTGGCGCAGCCCCCCAGGCACGCCGCCGCCCGATCCCTATCGCGTGTGGCTGTCCGAAGTGATGCTGCAGCAGACCACAGTGGCCGCCGTTGTCCCCTATTTCCGCAAGTTCACCGAACGCTGGCCCGGCGTCGCCGATCTCGCCGCCGCGCCGGAGGAAACGATCATGGCCGCCTGGGCCGGGCTGGGATACTATTCGCGGGCCCGCAACCTTGTGGCCTGCGCGCAGGCGGTGGCGGCGCGCGGAGGCTTTCCCGAAACGGAGGAGGAACTGCGCCAGTTGCCGGGGCTGGGCGCCTATACCGCAGCGGCCGTGGCGGCAATTGCGTTCGGACGCAGGGCGGTGGTGGTCGATGCCAATGTCGAACGGGTGGTTGCGCGTCTGTTCGCGTTGGCGGAGCCTTTGCCGGGTGTGCGCAAGGCGATCCGCCACCATGCCGATGCGATCACGCCCGATCATCGCGCGGGCGATTTCGCGCAGGCGATGATGGACCTCGGCGCGACGATCTGCACCGCGCGCGATCCCAAATGCCTGCTTTGCCCGTTGGCGGGCGATTGCCGGGCCAGAATGGAAGGCGATCCGGCACGCTTTCCGGTCAAAGCGCCGAAGAAAGTCCGGCCGGAGCGGCAGGGCGCCGCCTACTGGATCGAGCGGGATGGCCATGTCTGGCTGGTTCGCCGCCCGGGCAAGGGCATGCTCGGCGGTATGCGCGCTCTGCCCGATGATGGCTGGTCCGCCCGTAGCGATGGGCATGGGAAGCAGCCTTTGCCCGGTTCGTGGCGCGGGGCTGGGGCGGTTCAGCATGGCTTCACCCACTTTTCGCTCCATCTCGCCGTGATGTTGTACGAAGGCGACCGATGGGCCGCGCTCCAGCCTGCGGACGGCGAATGGTGGCCGCTCGACACGCTGGACGATGCCGGGTTGCCCACTGTATTCGCCAAGGCCGCGCAGCGTGCGCTGATGGAAGGGTAA
- a CDS encoding serine hydrolase domain-containing protein produces the protein MTMDRLPAAFSRRTFIGSGAALGASLAFAPAFGPAWAADKQESWAGVTRYADGYVRSGRLAGAVAAMGLGQGAIQYIARGQRTLEGAPMDGDSLFRIYSMTKPITGMAAMILIDEGKLRLDQPLSDILPKYAKMAVQRVPDGSITDLVPAKAPITIRHLLTHTAGLGYSIIQNGPLKAAYVQAGLVPGQISRLPLAELFGARNTTLTLAQFADRLADMPLVYQPGTKWSYSVGLDLLGRVIEVVSGKPFDTFLQERLFDPLGMESTWFRVPQSQIGRLTTNYGVMQGVLLPLDPGAASVFAMRPAFPFGGSGLVSSPRDYDRFLRMLLGFGMFEGKRVMSENAVRVGTSNLLPAGISTVGTFATGGGFGAGGRVGLGLEEGTFGWAGAAGTIAFADLKRGWRGGFYAQYMPAAAYPIQGEFPQVAMKDAMAALGGMHD, from the coding sequence ATGACGATGGACCGATTACCGGCAGCATTTTCGCGCAGGACCTTTATCGGCAGTGGCGCGGCGCTGGGCGCCTCGCTGGCTTTCGCGCCTGCGTTTGGCCCCGCATGGGCGGCAGACAAGCAGGAAAGCTGGGCCGGTGTCACCCGTTATGCCGACGGTTACGTGCGCAGTGGCCGGCTGGCCGGGGCCGTGGCGGCGATGGGGCTGGGGCAAGGGGCGATCCAATACATCGCGCGCGGCCAGCGGACGCTGGAAGGCGCGCCGATGGACGGGGACAGCCTGTTCCGGATCTATTCCATGACCAAGCCCATCACCGGCATGGCGGCGATGATCCTGATTGACGAAGGGAAGCTGCGGCTGGATCAGCCCTTGTCCGATATCCTGCCGAAATATGCCAAAATGGCGGTGCAGCGCGTGCCGGACGGGTCGATCACCGATCTCGTCCCGGCGAAGGCCCCGATCACGATCCGCCATTTGCTCACGCACACTGCGGGGCTGGGCTATTCGATCATTCAGAACGGTCCGCTCAAGGCCGCCTATGTGCAGGCGGGGCTGGTGCCGGGGCAGATCAGCCGCTTGCCGCTGGCCGAACTGTTCGGGGCACGCAACACCACGCTGACTCTGGCCCAGTTCGCCGACCGGCTGGCGGACATGCCGCTGGTCTATCAGCCGGGCACGAAGTGGAGCTATTCGGTTGGGCTCGACCTACTGGGGCGGGTGATCGAAGTGGTTTCCGGCAAGCCGTTCGATACCTTCCTGCAAGAACGGCTGTTCGATCCGCTGGGGATGGAGAGCACCTGGTTCCGCGTGCCGCAGAGCCAGATCGGCCGCCTCACCACCAATTATGGCGTGATGCAGGGCGTGTTGCTGCCGCTCGATCCGGGGGCTGCATCGGTCTTTGCCATGCGGCCTGCGTTCCCGTTCGGCGGGTCCGGGCTGGTCAGCAGCCCGCGCGATTACGATCGGTTCCTGCGGATGCTGCTCGGCTTCGGCATGTTCGAAGGGAAACGGGTGATGAGCGAAAACGCGGTGCGTGTGGGCACGAGCAATCTTTTGCCCGCCGGGATCAGCACCGTGGGCACGTTCGCCACCGGTGGCGGCTTCGGTGCGGGCGGGCGCGTGGGGCTCGGCCTTGAAGAAGGGACATTCGGTTGGGCGGGGGCGGCCGGCACAATCGCTTTCGCCGATCTCAAACGTGGTTGGCGGGGCGGCTTTTACGCGCAATACATGCCCGCCGCCGCTTATCCGATCCAGGGAGAGTTTCCGCAGGTGGCAATGAAAGATGCCATGGCGGCATTGGGGGGAATGCATGATTGA
- the nudC gene encoding NAD(+) diphosphatase: MIDTQIGFVGQPLDRADHIRNDKQALEALKDERALLLRLEGLDPVMDDENRLQWGSLDEAGDAELVFLGLMEGRVCFAPIPAGPAGGPGAMGTAMRRIMGGMPQDDLAIYGMARSVVDWHARHRFCARCGAPTAPAKGGWQRNCGTCNAEHFPRVDPVTIMLVEHDGRLLLGRQPNFPEGFYSALAGFVEPGETIEEAVAREVMEEAGVTVTGVDYVMSQPWPFPAQLMVGCHATAEDDRLIVDRTELEDARWFTRDEVASAMAAPAGGGAFVAPPPVAVAHHLLKWWLRKGA, from the coding sequence ATGATTGATACGCAGATCGGTTTCGTTGGCCAGCCGCTCGACCGGGCGGACCATATCCGGAACGACAAGCAAGCGCTGGAAGCGCTGAAGGACGAGCGGGCCTTGCTGCTGCGGCTCGAAGGCCTCGACCCGGTGATGGACGATGAGAACCGCCTGCAATGGGGTTCTCTGGACGAGGCGGGCGATGCGGAACTGGTGTTTCTCGGCCTGATGGAGGGCCGGGTGTGCTTCGCGCCGATTCCCGCGGGTCCCGCTGGCGGTCCCGGCGCAATGGGCACGGCGATGCGGCGGATCATGGGCGGGATGCCGCAAGACGATCTGGCGATCTATGGGATGGCGCGCAGCGTGGTCGACTGGCACGCACGCCACCGCTTCTGCGCCCGGTGCGGCGCGCCCACCGCGCCCGCGAAAGGCGGCTGGCAACGCAATTGCGGGACCTGCAACGCGGAGCATTTCCCCCGGGTCGATCCGGTCACGATCATGCTGGTCGAACACGATGGCCGTCTGCTGCTCGGGCGCCAGCCGAATTTCCCCGAAGGATTCTATTCCGCGCTGGCCGGCTTTGTCGAACCGGGCGAAACGATCGAGGAAGCCGTCGCCCGCGAAGTGATGGAAGAAGCCGGCGTCACCGTTACAGGCGTGGATTATGTGATGAGCCAGCCCTGGCCGTTTCCCGCGCAATTGATGGTCGGCTGCCATGCGACGGCGGAAGATGACCGCCTGATCGTCGATCGGACCGAGCTGGAAGATGCCCGGTGGTTCACGCGTGACGAGGTGGCCAGCGCCATGGCCGCACCGGCCGGGGGCGGTGCATTCGTGGCCCCGCCGCCCGTGGCGGTGGCGCACCACCTGCTCAAATGGTGGCTGCGTAAGGGGGCGTGA